In Pseudoalteromonas carrageenovora IAM 12662, the following proteins share a genomic window:
- a CDS encoding tyrosine-protein phosphatase: protein MFDIHSHILPNLDDGAKDIKESLALLKMAQADGITHMVATPHIHIGRFDNSTTHLYNDLENLKAQALANGITINLAVAAEVRLDIELMTLVLSNKLPFIGKIDSFNCILLELPHSHVPQGYDKFINWLAKQNIKVIIPHPERNRDIQANPFYIERLNQLGCEFQLTASSLEGGWGESAKTISFDMLQKNLVSYVASDAHSVKRRPPILSKAKKIVSELLGEDKALELFYGNPKRLTSSLFNN, encoded by the coding sequence ATGTTTGATATTCATTCACACATTTTGCCCAATCTAGATGATGGCGCTAAAGATATAAAAGAGTCATTAGCTCTTTTAAAAATGGCTCAAGCTGATGGAATAACTCATATGGTAGCTACTCCTCATATACATATTGGACGCTTTGATAACTCTACCACCCATTTGTACAACGATTTAGAGAACTTAAAAGCGCAAGCTTTGGCAAATGGTATTACTATAAATCTTGCTGTTGCTGCAGAAGTAAGGCTTGATATTGAGCTAATGACATTAGTTTTATCAAATAAGCTCCCGTTCATCGGCAAAATTGATTCATTTAATTGTATATTATTGGAGCTACCACATTCACATGTTCCACAGGGCTATGATAAATTTATTAACTGGCTTGCAAAGCAAAATATAAAAGTAATAATACCTCACCCAGAGCGTAACCGAGATATACAAGCAAACCCTTTTTATATTGAGCGATTAAATCAATTAGGGTGTGAGTTTCAGTTAACAGCATCAAGCTTGGAAGGGGGATGGGGGGAGAGTGCAAAAACAATTAGCTTTGATATGTTGCAGAAAAATTTAGTGAGTTACGTTGCCTCTGACGCACACTCAGTTAAACGAAGACCTCCAATTTTAAGTAAAGCAAAAAAAATAGTGTCTGAATTACTGGGCGAAGATAAAGCACTTGAATTATTTTATGGTAACCCAAAACGTTTAACCAGTTCGTTATTTAATAATTAA
- a CDS encoding GumC family protein: MHHTNEKINSEDIIDLGVYFNVIKRAKWRILAFSIVVTLLAIMATFTLVPKYIATATLLIEAEQAKAVSFEEIYGLDSNKKEYYLTQFEVMKSDSIAREVITKLDLKTHPDFIGKPSVLNQLKSMVKNKLKEHIPSLNKKEIIVYSPEDQSEREMLNLLGAFKSRLYVTPIRNTQLVRISFQSSDPKLAALVANTVGQVYIESQMRAKMGITQQASSWLNTRLSQLRIQLDDSEVRLQAYREQQKLVDIEGIAGLATQELEQISQQLIVARNEQNNLQSINRVISEYGNNNLELLGSMPEITSHQVIQNVKRDVIVVERKLSELGEVYGPKHPKIISAKAELKTVKDNLNKQIKGLITGIEKELNRITRTVSALERDLVKIRAEYQEITRKETQYNQLKREVETNRNIFNTFLSRSKETEVTSDFSSAAARFTDQAYAPNSPSKPNKKLIIILAFVVSFGFAAVMSFVFDALNDTVKTKSDVESKLAQRMLGLLPYVKIPRKSHFPIHAYLDDNFRRFAESVRTFRTSLLLTQLDREHKVIAITSSSPGEGKTTTSANLAMSLAQMGKVLLIDADLRKPSIAKRFDIPVFHPGLSNLIVGTEQLPECVHIDGQSGVAVMPSGQIPGNPLELLSSTQFSEVLDILKEKYDHIVIDTPPTQAVSDALVVAQNADSVIYVVKSDVTRIKLIKAGVERLFESKAHVAGIVLNQVDMNKRKDEHSHGYYDYHDYSQKPEQSNS, from the coding sequence ATGCACCATACAAATGAAAAAATAAACAGTGAAGATATTATTGATTTAGGCGTCTATTTTAATGTAATTAAGCGAGCTAAATGGCGAATTCTTGCTTTTTCTATCGTAGTTACATTACTTGCTATTATGGCGACATTTACGTTAGTACCTAAATATATCGCTACAGCAACTTTACTTATAGAGGCTGAGCAGGCCAAAGCTGTGAGCTTTGAAGAAATATATGGTTTAGATTCAAACAAGAAAGAATATTATTTAACACAGTTTGAGGTAATGAAGTCCGACAGTATTGCGCGTGAAGTAATTACTAAACTTGACTTAAAAACGCATCCCGACTTTATAGGAAAGCCCTCTGTTTTAAATCAGTTAAAGTCAATGGTTAAAAATAAACTGAAAGAACATATACCTTCTCTTAATAAAAAAGAAATCATTGTTTATTCACCAGAAGATCAATCTGAACGTGAAATGCTTAATTTATTAGGCGCTTTCAAATCTCGCCTTTATGTAACCCCAATTAGGAATACGCAATTAGTAAGAATAAGCTTTCAATCGAGTGATCCTAAATTGGCAGCACTCGTGGCTAACACTGTTGGACAAGTTTACATAGAAAGTCAAATGCGCGCTAAAATGGGCATCACTCAACAGGCTAGTAGTTGGCTGAATACTCGATTGTCTCAGTTACGCATCCAATTAGATGATTCTGAAGTACGCCTGCAAGCATATCGAGAGCAACAAAAATTGGTAGATATTGAAGGTATTGCAGGTCTTGCTACACAAGAGCTTGAGCAAATATCGCAGCAATTAATTGTTGCACGTAATGAACAAAATAATTTGCAAAGTATCAATCGTGTAATAAGTGAGTACGGGAATAATAACTTAGAATTGTTAGGCAGTATGCCTGAAATCACTTCTCACCAGGTTATACAAAACGTTAAACGTGACGTTATTGTAGTTGAGAGAAAATTAAGTGAATTAGGTGAAGTGTATGGACCGAAGCACCCTAAAATAATTTCAGCAAAGGCTGAACTTAAAACGGTGAAAGATAACTTAAATAAGCAAATCAAAGGTCTTATCACAGGTATTGAAAAAGAGCTTAATAGAATAACGCGAACTGTTAGCGCGCTTGAGCGAGATTTAGTTAAGATTCGTGCTGAGTATCAGGAGATTACCCGCAAAGAAACCCAATATAATCAGCTTAAACGTGAAGTTGAAACAAATAGAAATATCTTTAACACGTTTTTGTCTCGCTCTAAAGAAACAGAAGTAACTAGTGATTTTAGTTCTGCCGCTGCACGATTTACCGATCAAGCTTATGCGCCTAATAGTCCTTCAAAGCCTAACAAGAAACTTATTATTATTCTGGCCTTTGTCGTTAGCTTTGGGTTTGCAGCAGTAATGAGTTTCGTTTTTGATGCATTAAATGATACCGTTAAAACTAAAAGTGACGTTGAGAGTAAGCTTGCTCAGCGTATGCTTGGATTATTACCATATGTAAAAATACCAAGGAAAAGCCATTTTCCTATTCATGCATACCTTGATGATAACTTTAGAAGGTTTGCTGAGTCAGTGCGAACTTTTCGTACAAGTTTGTTGTTAACTCAACTCGATCGTGAACATAAAGTAATTGCGATTACTTCCAGCTCCCCTGGTGAGGGTAAGACAACTACTTCTGCTAATTTAGCAATGTCATTAGCGCAAATGGGCAAAGTTTTGTTAATTGACGCTGATCTGCGTAAACCAAGTATTGCAAAACGATTTGATATTCCGGTATTTCATCCTGGACTAAGTAATTTAATAGTAGGTACTGAACAACTACCGGAATGCGTTCATATTGATGGTCAATCGGGAGTTGCTGTTATGCCAAGTGGTCAAATTCCAGGAAATCCATTAGAGCTTTTATCGAGTACTCAATTTAGTGAGGTACTTGATATTTTGAAAGAAAAATATGACCACATAGTTATTGATACTCCACCTACACAAGCTGTAAGTGATGCTTTAGTTGTTGCACAAAATGCTGATTCGGTCATTTATGTTGTTAAATCAGATGTTACACGTATTAAACTTATTAAAGCTGGTGTTGAACGTTTATTTGAATCTAAAGCGCATGTTGCAGGTATTGTACTTAATCAAGTCGACATGAATAAGCGTAAAGATGAACACAGTCATGGCTATTACGATTATCATGATTATTCGCAAAAGCCAGAGCAATCAAATTCTTAG
- a CDS encoding polysaccharide biosynthesis/export family protein: protein MRLIFIFTLLVISSVCFAQSEQSYVLGAGDKVEIKVFGQPDLEVTALLGNSGEVNYPFLGKVKLSGLNTSEVEQVIANGLRPDYLVNPNVYVQVIEYRPFYIHGEVKNPGAYPYQPAMTVNQAIALAGGLTERASIDKIYIFKEQTKQQQNKGSLKSQIAAGDTIKIEQRLF from the coding sequence ATGAGGCTTATTTTTATATTTACACTATTAGTAATTAGTAGTGTTTGTTTTGCTCAATCAGAGCAAAGCTACGTTTTAGGTGCAGGTGATAAAGTAGAAATTAAAGTATTTGGCCAACCTGACTTGGAGGTCACTGCATTGTTAGGTAACAGTGGAGAGGTTAACTATCCATTTTTGGGTAAAGTTAAACTTTCAGGTCTAAACACCTCAGAGGTTGAGCAAGTAATTGCTAATGGTTTACGCCCTGATTATTTAGTCAACCCTAATGTTTATGTTCAAGTAATTGAATATCGTCCTTTTTATATACATGGAGAGGTTAAAAACCCAGGTGCATACCCTTATCAACCTGCTATGACGGTAAATCAGGCTATTGCACTTGCTGGTGGGTTAACTGAACGTGCGTCTATAGACAAAATTTATATTTTTAAAGAACAAACTAAACAGCAGCAAAATAAAGGTAGTTTAAAAAGCCAAATTGCAGCGGGCGACACCATAAAAATAGAACAACGCTTGTTTTAA
- a CDS encoding outer membrane beta-barrel protein produces MQMHTKIITSLGAFLSIAIVAPAAASNLSAGSFITKSGVEITPTLKTGLSSNSNFFSTPDEEGSRLVWAITPNVKALIEDGPNSYELDLGTSSALHNKDTVDNYTQVNIGTAIHREFTSQHRLDVTGDADWLYESRGRGLTEGLGDTVDELVKYKLQNFTARYEYGAQSSKAQIALDAVYLNKKYLNFREVSQYRDYDKSSIGITGYYNTQALSRVFIEIQQEYYRYDVLEISGVSRDSDDIKMLAGMQWEATALTSGSFKLGYQNKDFDNPARKSFSGLSWEAKVNWKPLSYSTLQVLTSRAAKDPVVQGDYIKESLYGVNWTHNWNDYLSSLASLNYTDEKYTGDFGRKDKTKSLRLGLNYVTNSFGMVSTYVDFIDKNSTQNEIEFDRTVVGINFTFALKAS; encoded by the coding sequence ATGCAAATGCATACTAAAATAATTACTTCATTAGGTGCGTTTCTTAGTATAGCTATAGTAGCCCCTGCCGCAGCAAGTAATTTAAGTGCAGGTAGTTTTATAACAAAAAGTGGAGTAGAAATCACTCCAACCTTAAAAACCGGTCTCAGTAGTAATAGTAATTTTTTCAGCACTCCCGATGAAGAGGGGTCACGATTAGTTTGGGCTATTACACCAAATGTCAAAGCATTAATTGAAGATGGACCTAATAGCTACGAATTAGACTTAGGTACGAGTAGTGCCTTACATAATAAAGATACAGTCGATAATTATACTCAAGTAAATATTGGTACTGCTATTCATAGAGAGTTTACGAGCCAGCATCGTTTAGATGTAACTGGAGATGCTGATTGGCTATACGAATCTAGAGGTCGCGGCTTAACTGAAGGGTTGGGAGATACCGTTGATGAACTTGTTAAATATAAATTACAAAATTTTACAGCTCGCTATGAGTATGGAGCTCAAAGCTCAAAAGCTCAAATAGCTCTTGATGCTGTTTATTTAAATAAAAAATATTTAAATTTTAGAGAAGTATCTCAATATCGTGACTACGATAAATCGTCAATCGGCATTACTGGTTATTATAATACACAAGCTTTATCACGTGTATTTATTGAAATTCAACAAGAGTACTATCGTTATGACGTGCTAGAAATTAGCGGAGTATCTCGTGACTCTGATGACATAAAAATGTTAGCAGGTATGCAGTGGGAAGCTACGGCACTAACTTCAGGTTCTTTTAAGCTGGGTTATCAAAATAAAGACTTTGATAACCCAGCGCGTAAAAGCTTTAGTGGTTTAAGCTGGGAGGCTAAAGTTAATTGGAAGCCATTAAGCTACTCTACTTTACAAGTTTTAACGAGTCGAGCAGCAAAAGATCCTGTGGTTCAAGGCGATTACATCAAAGAAAGTTTATATGGTGTTAATTGGACTCATAATTGGAATGATTATCTGAGTTCGCTCGCCAGCCTTAATTATACTGATGAAAAATACACGGGTGATTTTGGTCGTAAAGATAAAACTAAAAGTTTACGTTTAGGTCTCAATTATGTAACAAATAGTTTCGGTATGGTTTCTACTTATGTAGACTTTATTGATAAAAACTCTACTCAAAATGAAATCGAGTTTGATCGCACAGTTGTTGGTATTAACTTTACATTTGCTTTAAAGGCTAGTTAA